From the Lathyrus oleraceus cultivar Zhongwan6 chromosome 3, CAAS_Psat_ZW6_1.0, whole genome shotgun sequence genome, the window TTGAATGATTTTACAATTATCTCTTTTACTAAGTGTTCAATTCATTACTCTACCTGATTCTGATTTATCTACCTAGACGTGGACCAAGGAAGAGACAAATGAACTATTCGACTTGTGTGAGAGGTTCGATCTTCGTTTTGTTGTGATAGCTGACAGGTTCCCATCATCTCGGACTGTTGAGGAGTTAAAGAGTCGATATCATAGTGGTATGTCTTTGTTCAATGCTTATTATATATTGCACTCTACAATAAATTTTCTTTAACCCATACTTTTAATTTTAATGATACGGAGACTGCATGCACAAAAATATGATATTCTGAACTTAGTTTTTTTAATTACATGTCCCTGTCATGCAGTGTCGCGGGCTATATTACTTGCTAGGGCTACATCTTCAGGGGATGTCGCAACACATCCTCTCATAAAGGTGAAGTCAAATTTTATCTTAATGTTTGACTCTTTTAGTATACTACTTGTTGCTAAAACAGACTCTCACCTGTCTTAAGCCATTGTCACGTGGCCACTGTAActtgtttttctttttcaatGTAGGAACCTTATAATGTTTCACAAGAAATGGAACGTAAACGGGCACTGTCCATGGTCCTCTCCCAAACAAGACAACAAgagaaaagagatgaagaggtcTTGTCctttaaagaaaaaataatacTTTACCGTTTCTGCCTTTGGTTTACCTTCATACTAAATGAAGTATGTATGGCTACTTATAATGTTTTATGCAGGTTCTTATTGAAGCAAAAAGAATAGCCGAGTTACGGATGGCTTCAAAGGTAAAACTTTCAAGATTGAGGAGTAGTTATTATCAAAATTCAAGATCGAGTTTCTTAATATCTAGTTCTGATTAATTGATTAGTCTTGGTTATAAATTCTTACCCACCACTTCGAGTACTGGGAAATATTTCTGGGTATGATATGCAATTTTTCTTTAGCATGGGAGGTTAGGGACTAGAGTTAGAGCTGTGTACTTGTTAACTTAATAATTTTCACTGACAGTAAAATACATGTTGAAGTAGTGTTCTTGAATCACTTGTTCCCGATTTATAATTACCAATTTGAGTTTAGAAAATTTGTGGAATGTATTCACATGACCTAGTACATGCATATTTGTGCCTGGGATTCTGATTTTATAGATTTTTCAGGTTACTGAACAGTCTCAAACGGCTGTTGCTACAAATGCTGATGCAGGAGTTACAGAGAGGGCTGTCCCTGGTGAGACTATATCTCCATCAAATGTGCAACTTCCACCAATGGTTGTTCCTCCATTGGCAGACAATGCTTCTACTCTAGCTTCTCTTCGTATGGTAAGTTATGTAGAAGGTTTCCAATTCATGTATACCGCCTTTTCTCCATTTACATTTTTGTTCCAATTTAGTAACACCTCTAAAACCCCACTCCCGCCTCTGTACCCAGGGGAAGTTAACAAGGATTCTACAAAGACAATAGTCTTTTCGCGTTATACGGGGTTGCTCACATAAACCAAACAATACCATAATGTTCTAttgcaaatcatgtcaaactatAAACTCTATTGAAATAAAAATCATTCTTAATGATTTTTGTCTAATACTGCTTTGCATAGCTAGCCCTTAGCCCCGAGAAAAGAAGTAGGTTGTGTAGGCTATAGACAAGCTAACTTAAAACTCCGTTTTGTGGCATTGGCATAAACTAGGATACTCACTTTCAAAAATTTGATCTTGCATTGatcaaaatatttcaaataaCATCTTTTCTTTTAATGAGAGGCAAAATATTTcaaaattctcatactttatAGCATTATCTGATTGTGAGAAATATTTCAGCTTCGAGTATATTTGAGGACATATGCACTTGATCAAATGGTGCAAGCTTCAAACTCATCTGCTGGACTTCGGACTATCAAACGGGTTGAGCAAACATTGCAAGATCTTGGGGTTTGTCTGAACTACTTTAACTTTTAACGCAATTTACATATTTCTTCCTTTCTTAGATTGTTGACAAATTTATAGCTATTAACCAAATTAACCATCTTTGTTAATACTCACGAATTAGGTATGAAAATCATATATATTAAGTCAGATATATGTCAAGTACAAACTAAAATGTTTGTAATAAGTCGAGTTTGACTATATATTTGGGTTCGTGATGCTTTTCTTTGGATTTCTTTCTATAATTCCAGGTCAATTTGAAACCAAGGGTTCCAACAAAAGCTGTTTGTGCAGAGCATCTTGAACTAAGAAGAGAAATACTAACTTGGCTGAATCTCCAGAAAC encodes:
- the LOC127132592 gene encoding SWR1-complex protein 4; amino-acid sequence: MDAKDILGLPKNSFPSSIEKKSRPPKESQRKPDGISREVYALTGGVPPLMPAVDASQLKKKPPPHEKVTWQWLPFTNSARKDDLNLYHWVRIVNGVLPTGDYSFAKYNKSVDIIKYTDEEYEKYLTDPTWTKEETNELFDLCERFDLRFVVIADRFPSSRTVEELKSRYHSVSRAILLARATSSGDVATHPLIKEPYNVSQEMERKRALSMVLSQTRQQEKRDEEVLIEAKRIAELRMASKVTEQSQTAVATNADAGVTERAVPGETISPSNVQLPPMVVPPLADNASTLASLRMLRVYLRTYALDQMVQASNSSAGLRTIKRVEQTLQDLGVNLKPRVPTKAVCAEHLELRREILTWLNLQKQVQYKEAEGSSFRDGSYGETPGTPKDRTFIPDSLNFGVSGERVSKKDQKRKAHGAPPTAAHKRPRKQKASDL